GCCTTCAATTGCACGATGTGGTTTTAATCGTAAGGTCCATTGCCCCCAAGAATCGCAATCACTGGCTGGCCTGGAAGACCGGAGAAAAATCCTGGAAGCCCCTTTTGGAGTTTTCAGAAATCGAACAAGGTTCAAAGGAGGAGGCCCCGCCCCTTCCCGGCATGGGACCAGACGAGGAAGTCACCAAGACCGTGACTTTTATCCGCGTTGGACAGCTACCAAACACAGAGGAAGAGGGTGCCGTGGGTACCGGAAGCTTAATGATTGAGGACATGGATACCGAAGACCGCCGTTCCTCCACTCGCTTTCACAAGTCATTTAAGGTAAAAATCGAGGGCACCTCCGGGCAGGTCTTCAAAACCAACACTCTTGATGTGTCACTCGACGGAGTGCAGTTGCAGGAGGCTGTTCCCGACTGGTCGGGAGAGCTCTTCCGCATGGAGCTCTGGCGTGGCGATGAGCATATCGATGTGCTCTGTGAGCGGACTGGAAAAGGCGAGCACACAACCTTGATCATTCGAGAAAATCCGCGGGAGGAGCTCCTGCGCAAGTGGTTATTAGGGTAAGATGGAAGGCATTCGTCTACACAATTGGATTTCTCGCATCCTTGGCCTGTACAAGAATAATGAAGTTCTATCACCAAAACTGACCACCCAACGCCTGGCGGCTGAAAACTCGCTTGATCGCAGGAAGGCGGCGCGGATTCACTATCCAGAGCACGGGGCGGTGGGAAATCTTCCGGAAATTCATTTTGAAGGAAAACCCATGCGCATATATGACATCAGTCTGGGAGGGACCTGCCTCATCGATGACTTGGATTATCTTCAATCGACAGCTGGCAACACCATCACCCTTGATTTGGTTTGGAAGGACAAAGTCATCCCCCAGCCATCCTTGATCGTGGCGGCCGGCTTTGACAAAAGGCACATCCGTTTTTTGGATTTGGACACTCAGTCCTATGTCCGCCTCAATCTGCTTCTTAAACCCGGTTATCTAGGCTTGCGCATGAGGAAAATACCAATGGACGATGCCAAACATCTCCAGGTGGGGGCCGAAGAGATGTGGGTCGGAATTTCTGGCGAAGCCATTACCCTTTTCCCCAATATGGAAAAAAACCTGCCCATTGGGGAGATCACTCTGTACGGACATAGCGTCCTGGTATATGCGGATGCCCCGCCGGTTTATAAATTTCAAAGCCGGGACGGCCTCCCGGGACAGAGGATTCGCGAACAACTTCTCCATGACCTTTTGATATTTGCTGTGAACATCAAGAACCCCAGCGAAAGGATGATGGACCTCATCTACTGTCTCACCGATGCCCACAAAGAACACGAAAGGCGTAAAGAGTGAAAAACAGTGATCAACTTTCTTTTGATCACTTTCGCCCGGTAATAAAACCGGGCCGCATTCTTCCTCAAGGATCCAAGATCATCTACGAAACCAGTGAGCCTTTTAACCAGATCATCCTGCCCATCGAGCTTGCCGACCTGTTGGTGCTGTGTAACGGCAAGTTCACCATGCGTGAAGTGATTGAAAAGATCTATAAACGACAAGGTGTGGTGCACTTCAAGTCTGTCTTTACTGCCATCTACCGTTTGAAGGACAGAGGGTTCCTTGAAAATGGTGGGGAGTTGATTGACTCGCCCACCAGGACCCATCTGACCGAACCTCATCAGTCGGTCTTTCTTAGGCCATTGATTGAAATCTTCTTTGGTCAGCGGATCAGTAATGACAAAACCCATCCTTTCCTGTTTTATTTTCTATCCATGGCCATGATTGTCCTAGCCCTCCTTGGCCTGCAGAATATCCCCAGCGATTTTTTTGGCACCAAATTCTTTCGCATTAACGGCAGCTATGCTCTAGGGGTTCTCTATTTTATCGGTCTCTCCAGCATACTTTTGTCGTTAAAGAGTTTTTTTAAGGCGATCATGCTTTTGTTCCTCACGGGACGAGTCTACAACTTTCGCCTTGTTTTGAACCTTTTTGGTATTCACTTCAAGGTGGGAAACGAATCCCTGTTTCTCCTTTTCAACAAGCTCTATTTGACCATTTTTCATCTGAGCCTTGCCCTTTCTCACTTTGTTTTTGTTTCTATTCTTTACTGGCTCACCCCGGATCTGCCGCTGTTAAGTCAGTCTCTATTTATCGCTTTGGTTTTGACCCTGATTGACCTTAACCCGTTTACCGAGAGTGAATTCTCCCTCTATTTCAAGGCCCTTTGCGAAGATGATGGCCTCAATCAACTCACCGCCTATATCCCCAACAAAAATCTTTTGAGCGTCCTGACCCCCTCCGGCAATTCCCGTTACCAGGGAGTGGTCTTGGCTTTCTGGCACATGGCGGGACTGTGGATGATTGCCACCTGTTATCTCCTCTATCAGGTCAACAAACACAACTCGGCCCTTATCCGCTTCAGCTTGGAAACTGACCCTCACGCGGAAAAGATCGCAGCCCTGGTATTGGCCGGGCTCTATCTCACAGCCATTGTGGTCCTTTTACAGGATATTTACCAAGTCATTATGCCTCTCATATCCAGGCCCATCAAAAATCGTTACCATCGAGTGCTTCGTCGCTTTCGCAGTATTAAATCCTCGGACTTCACCCCGGAATCACTACTATTTGCCGTTCGTGATTTGCCCTTGTTTTCCTATTTTTCAGACCCTCTCCTGGAGAAGGTGATCCGGCAATCCCAGGTGAGATCCTTTCCGGCTGGTACCAGAGTGATTATTCAGGGAGATGTGGGGCGACACATGTATGTTCTCCTGCGGGGAGGCCTGGCTGTGCGAAGAGCAGCGAATAGGGGCGCTGAGAAAATTGGGGAAGTTCTGCCGGTCTCTATTTTTGGCGAAGTTGCTGTCATTGAGGAGATCCGCCGGACGGCGGAGGTTGTCACTGAGGAACCAAGCGTAATCCTGGAGATTCCGGCTGAAGTGATACGCGAAGCCTCAGCCGAATCCCAGTACATTCGTGAAATAGAAGATTTCAAGAATGCCATTATGGTCTCGCAGTATTTCACAAGTGCCCCCATGTTTCGTAATCTGCCAGAGGATATCGTCCAGCTGTTTCTAAGCCATGGGCGAATTGAACCCGCTCGCGAAGGGGAGATCGTCTTCCACCAGGGAAGCCGAGGAGATGGGTTTTACCTACTGATTCGTGGCTCAGTTGGAATCAGCATCAACGGCGTCCAGGTCAAAAAAATCCATCAAGGGGGATTTTTTGGGGAAATATCTGTGATAGCCGATATTCCCAGGACGGGAACTGTGACGGCCTTGGAAAACACACTGTTGTTGAGAATTAGTAACGACGCGTTTTGGGAGATCGTCACCCAAAACATTGAAATGGCCATGTTCATTGAGTCTGTCAGCGAAATGCGCATTGTCGAGGACATCGAGCTACTCAATCGCGGCATCCCTCAACAGGGGCAAGCGGTCGGATGAGTCTTGGCCTCAATGCCCTACTTGTCGAGGATTCCACAGCCACCAAAGCCCTTTTCTTTCTCGCCCTGGCATTTGTCTTTTGCTTTCTGTCGCGCAAACACTTCTATTGGTTTACATGCATATGCCTTTTCCTGGCTCTTGGGGTGATGGCCAGCCGGATCATGTGGCCAGGAGTCTTGATTCTCTCCATCACGGGAGGACTTCTCGCCGTCTATCATCTTAAGATCAACTTGCCCATGTGGGGGCGTTTGGCTGTCACACTTTTGGCCCTCGGAATTGGAGCGGCCTTGTCCCTTCACCTGCTTCCAGGCTTTGATAACTGGCATGTTGGTCGCGACGTGATCAAGGGCTCAGGTAGGCCCTTTCAACTCTATCTCAATTTTGATAAACCCTTTTTTGGAGTGGTGTTTTTTGCTCTCGCTGGGCAGGCAGCCCGCAGCCAGAAGAGCTGGAAAGTGATCCTTAAACCAGTCTTCATTGCGTTACCAGGCGCACTGATTGCTGTTTTGGGAGGAGCTTTCACTCTCGGGTGGCTCAATCTTGAAGTCATTTCTCCTCCCGATTGGATCGGCGTTTGGGTCTTCAAAAATCTATTCCTCACTGTTATTGCCGAAGAGGCTTTGTTTCGGGGCCTCATCCAGAAAGAGCTTCACCAATATTTGCCGTCAAAATGGAAGTGGCTGGCTCTGGTTATGGCCTCTTTTCTCTTTGGTCTCGCTCACTTCGGGGGCGGGACTCGCTATGTGCTTGCCGCCACCTTTGCCGGTTTGTTTTATGGGTGGGTCTGGCAGAGGGCTGGACAGCGCCTAGAAGCCTCCATTCTCACCCATTTCGGCCTTAACCTCACCCACCTACTCCTATTCACTTATCCACAGTAAAGCCAACGTCTCACAGTGAGACGTTGGCTTGCACGAGATGTGTGGATTTTTGAGGCGATTTCAACCCCTTAAAGGGAGAGGATAATTTCTTGATTTCCAGCCTCCAGCTTGCCCGACTTTTGGCCGACAAAAATGATACACTGATAATGCGCGAAGGGTATGAATCTTCAGTGATCGCCACGTCTTAGGCGAATAAACTCTGGTAGAGAAAGAAGGGCATGGTCGGTAAGAGAAAGCTTCCTTATTTGGCTTTGGCAATTCCCGTTTTACTTTTGGGTATTTTGGGTGCTTTCAATTCCTGCGAAGGAAAGTTTGAAGCCAATAACAAGAGCTGCCAACCACCCGGAAACCTGTCGCGTAAACTTGATCCCAAACTGGCTCTGCTTCACTACACCTCTCCTTTTGCAAACGGCAAAGTTATGCTCGGTCAGTACAGGATTGAAAGCGGCGGGGCCCAAATTCATTCCAAAGTGAAAGACAATCCAATCACACTTCCTGCAGGAAGCCAGCTAGCGGCACTGGTAAACACCTCTTGCCTTGAGCAAAAACGGCAACAGGGAGAGATGCCACCGCCTTTGAGCGTTGAAGTCGCCGATGGCCGGGAGATTCTGCCAGGCCTTGATAAACAGGCCTTTTCATTTATGACGACGACGGACCTGGACGTGGCTGAACTGGAAGCCGAGGCCGCCAGCGACCGCTGCGTAGTGGGCATCAGCTACAACCACAAATATGACCTTCACGCCAACTATGATGATCCCGGCGCATACTACCAAAATCATTTGGCTTCCCTTCATGGGCCCGTGGCCTACGATGGCTTTTACCATCCTCAGTATGGAATGCCCATGAACTACAACGGGCGCGAGCCGATCATTGCCATAGTCGATACTGGGGTGGATTACAATCACCCCGACATCTCCTCCCGCATGTGGCGCCATCAGGATGGGATTGGCATCGACGCCACCACCATCGGCACAGCCTTGGTCGATTACAATCCGATGGACAACTCCCCTATTTCCCACGGCACCCACGTAGCAGGCCTGGCGGCTGCTGCTGGCAACAATGGCGTCGGGGTCACTGGAACCATGCCTTTCTTTGCCAAAATTATGGCCATCCGCGTGTTCCGCAAAAATGGTAATAACTTTGAAACCACAAGTGAGATTGTTTCCAACGGAATCCGTTTTGCCTTTCTCAACGGAGCAGACGTTATCAATCTCAGTCTTGGCCGATTGACCAATGGTCCGGACTCAGATCCTTTTTATTTGGATGCCATCACTGAGGCCGTGAACGCTGACGTGGTGGTTGTCAGTGCAGTGGGTAACGCGACAAACAGTTCCCCAGCACAAGAGGTCAATGGCACGAGTTTCACTTCCTTACCGGCCATGTATGGTGAATCCTTGGCCGGCATGATCACTGTAGGCTCGGTGGACAGTAAGACCAATGCCTGGAGTTCATTTAGTCACTACAGCACCAAGTATGTGGAAATTGGGGCGCCCGGAGCTGAGGAAAATGGGACGGGTCTTTACTCCACTGTCACTCCCGTCGCCTACCACCAAAATCAACTCTACTCGCGACTCTCTGGAACTTCCATGTCAGCGCCCATTGTGACGGGTGCTGCCGCCCTGGTCGTGGGCTTGCTGAGAAACACATTTGGGGTAAAGCCCAAGGCATCTGAAGTGGAGCGCCTACTGACTGAAGGCGCGATTCAAGATCCAGGACTCACGGCTTATTACAAACAGGGGCGTCGTTTGGATTTGGAGGCTCTGATAAAGAAAGTCCACGAGGACTATCCTGAGACAATTGGTAACTCCCAGGGATTTTCGTCCCAGGGCTGCCCCTAGAGCTGTTAGGCTCTAGGGACGCTCTGCCTCACGCCACACATCGACCCAGTCATCCTCACCCTGCTTAAGGCGAATGCCGGCCAACAGCTTTCCCAATCGCTGGCTCAATTGCTGAAAACAAAACTGACCCAGGTTTTCCAATGTCGGTACCTTGTCGGCAAAAGCGGGTACGTCAAAGGCCAGATGACGGTGATCCAACTGGCCCACCACTTGCTGAAGGTCTTTCTCCACATCCGTCAGGTTGACCACCAGACCGGTTACAGGATCACGAGATCCCTCCACACGGACTTCCAGGACATAGTTGTAACCATGACCATGAGGACTAAAATGGGGCCCAAAAACCTGCAGATTTTTGGCCTCAGACCATTCACTTCGTGCATAGCGAACTCCGCTGCTAAAAAAGGCCTTGCGAGCCAAAATCAAATGAGCAGGCACGGATGAGTCCTTTGTCTTAACCACCTTTGTCACTGAAGACGGCCCTCCCTTCGGGTCAGGCTTGACTCTAGTCCAGCTCTACCCAAGAATGGAACGGATATTGTCTGCGTCATTAGAACCGTGACCAAAAGGGTGGGATTCAGTTTGATGCGCATCATGGTGTTATTACTTCTCCTTGTTGGGCCGACATTGCCCGCCTGTTCGAATGTTCTCCCCAAGGGCGAGCCTGCGAAGCAGGCCTTGCCGGACTCCCCCTTTGATAACGGCGAAGAAAGGGCTGAGCCCTCTTCACCGCAATCTGATAGAATGCATTTGACCGAGAAAAAATCTGGGACAGCTCCTAGCCTTGCAGACAAACAGAAAAAGGAAAGCGCACCTGTCCAACCGAGCTCTTCGGCCACCAGGTATTCGCCAGAAGAAGTGGCCTCCATTTGTTACCAAAGCCTCAAGGGGCTTCCAGGTCAGTTCAACCAGAAGGAACTCAAAGAGGTTTGTCAAAAGACGCTGGTCATGGACGGCTGCTCCAGTGAGCAGGATCGACCCATTTTTCACTACGACAGGCCTGGAAGGGACAGCGAGGGCAAGCGCATATTGACACTGTCTTTGATCCACGGAGATGAGTACCCCAGCGGCAGTGTGGCTCGGGCCTGGATCGCCCGACTGGAAAGGCTCAATCCCCGCAACAGCTGGCGGGTCATTCCGGTGATGAATCCTGACGGCTTAAGGAAGGGCACTCGCACCAACGCTCGGGGTGTGGACCTGAACCGCAACTTCCCAACTAAGAACTGGGACGATGAGGCTCTTCACAAGTGGAAGACGCTCAAGAAAGAAGACCCTCGTCGCTACCCGGGTCCCTATGCCTCAAGTGAGGTGGAGACCCGCTGTGCGGTGAAGCACATCGAGGAGTTTAAGCCTGACTTTATTATTTCCATTCACACCCCGCTGGGAGTGTTGGACTTTGATGGACCCAAGGTTAAGTATCCACACTTTAAACCTTTGCCCTGGATTTCGCTGGGGCATTTCCCGGGGAGTCTCGGTCGCTATATGTGGAAGGATCGCAACATTCCAGTCCTCACCATTGAACTCAAAGGTGATCGGGGGATGCGCCATTTGGAGCAGTTCGATCGCCTCCAGGATATCTCTGGAACGGTTGCCATTCAGGCAGATGAAGCCAAGACCGATAAATAAGGCACGGGTATCTTATTTAAGATGCATGGGCCCGAAGAAGTGGGGGCACAACTCCGCCACCGTTTGAGCAATTTCCTTGCCTTTAAGATTGGCCAAGATCACCGGTACTTCGGGTGAGGAGAACTCACTCACCACCTGGCGACACATCCCACAGGGGGGCCAGGGTTGGTCACTGTCCGTCACAACAACCAGGGCCTGCACACGCTTGGCTCCCTCACTCACGCCCTTCCAAATGGCCGTTCGCTCGGCGCACACCGTGCCCCCGTAAGAGGCATTTTCCACATTGCAACCACCATAAATCTGACCGTTGTCCATGAGAACGCTGGCCCCAACTTTAAAACCGCTGTAGGGACTGTGGGAATTCAGCCGCGCCTCCATGGCCGCCTGAAGCATTTTTGCCTTGGTGTTAGTATCCAGTGTTTCTGCCATCGCCTCTGGACCTCTTAGTAGTGGATAAAGGCTTGATATGGAGTGGACAGTTTTTTACCGCCTTCAAGGAATTTGATTTCCATCAGAAAGCGATGACCCAACACCTGGGCTCCACACTTGGTCACTAGGGTTTCGGTCGCATGAGCCGTTCCTCCCGTTGCCAGTACGTCGTCAATGATGATGACTTTAGAGTTCTCATCCAGAGCGTGCTCATGGATCTGCAAGGTATCCGTTCCATATTCCAAGTCATAGGTGTGACTCACGGTCTTGCGCGGTAGCTTGCCCGGCTTGCGCGCCAAAACCACACCAATCGGGCGGTGCTGAGCAACGGCCGCACCCAAAATAAATCCCCGACTTTCAATCGCCACCAAGTGAGTGGTCTCAGCCGGGAGGCTTTCAGCGAAGTGACGGGCTAAAGAGACAAAGGCCTGGTTATTTTCCAAAATGGGCGTGATGTCCTTAAACAAGACACCGGGCTTGGGAAAATCGGCCACGTCCTCAATGAGATTTTCAATTTCCTTGATCGACCAGTTTTTCACTTCTTTCCCCCTTAAAACTTCCACTCCTGAAAACCCTTGGCCTGAGCTTTGGCCAAATCTTCAGCTTTGATTTCATAAACGTTGGCACGCCCTGTAGCTGCTCCGCACACCTGTATGTGCATGAGGCCATCAGGCTTGTTCTCCTGGGAAAAAACCTGCATACCCTTCAGCTCTTTGGCCATGGTCTTTACTGATATGGGCTGACCCGCTCCGCAT
This is a stretch of genomic DNA from Pseudobdellovibrionaceae bacterium. It encodes these proteins:
- a CDS encoding PilZ domain-containing protein, which gives rise to MSSPRQSFWSLYDQMEDHQIDGLQLHDVVLIVRSIAPKNRNHWLAWKTGEKSWKPLLEFSEIEQGSKEEAPPLPGMGPDEEVTKTVTFIRVGQLPNTEEEGAVGTGSLMIEDMDTEDRRSSTRFHKSFKVKIEGTSGQVFKTNTLDVSLDGVQLQEAVPDWSGELFRMELWRGDEHIDVLCERTGKGEHTTLIIRENPREELLRKWLLG
- a CDS encoding cyclic nucleotide-binding domain-containing protein; the protein is MKNSDQLSFDHFRPVIKPGRILPQGSKIIYETSEPFNQIILPIELADLLVLCNGKFTMREVIEKIYKRQGVVHFKSVFTAIYRLKDRGFLENGGELIDSPTRTHLTEPHQSVFLRPLIEIFFGQRISNDKTHPFLFYFLSMAMIVLALLGLQNIPSDFFGTKFFRINGSYALGVLYFIGLSSILLSLKSFFKAIMLLFLTGRVYNFRLVLNLFGIHFKVGNESLFLLFNKLYLTIFHLSLALSHFVFVSILYWLTPDLPLLSQSLFIALVLTLIDLNPFTESEFSLYFKALCEDDGLNQLTAYIPNKNLLSVLTPSGNSRYQGVVLAFWHMAGLWMIATCYLLYQVNKHNSALIRFSLETDPHAEKIAALVLAGLYLTAIVVLLQDIYQVIMPLISRPIKNRYHRVLRRFRSIKSSDFTPESLLFAVRDLPLFSYFSDPLLEKVIRQSQVRSFPAGTRVIIQGDVGRHMYVLLRGGLAVRRAANRGAEKIGEVLPVSIFGEVAVIEEIRRTAEVVTEEPSVILEIPAEVIREASAESQYIREIEDFKNAIMVSQYFTSAPMFRNLPEDIVQLFLSHGRIEPAREGEIVFHQGSRGDGFYLLIRGSVGISINGVQVKKIHQGGFFGEISVIADIPRTGTVTALENTLLLRISNDAFWEIVTQNIEMAMFIESVSEMRIVEDIELLNRGIPQQGQAVG
- a CDS encoding CPBP family intramembrane metalloprotease, which encodes MSLGLNALLVEDSTATKALFFLALAFVFCFLSRKHFYWFTCICLFLALGVMASRIMWPGVLILSITGGLLAVYHLKINLPMWGRLAVTLLALGIGAALSLHLLPGFDNWHVGRDVIKGSGRPFQLYLNFDKPFFGVVFFALAGQAARSQKSWKVILKPVFIALPGALIAVLGGAFTLGWLNLEVISPPDWIGVWVFKNLFLTVIAEEALFRGLIQKELHQYLPSKWKWLALVMASFLFGLAHFGGGTRYVLAATFAGLFYGWVWQRAGQRLEASILTHFGLNLTHLLLFTYPQ
- a CDS encoding S8 family serine peptidase encodes the protein MVGKRKLPYLALAIPVLLLGILGAFNSCEGKFEANNKSCQPPGNLSRKLDPKLALLHYTSPFANGKVMLGQYRIESGGAQIHSKVKDNPITLPAGSQLAALVNTSCLEQKRQQGEMPPPLSVEVADGREILPGLDKQAFSFMTTTDLDVAELEAEAASDRCVVGISYNHKYDLHANYDDPGAYYQNHLASLHGPVAYDGFYHPQYGMPMNYNGREPIIAIVDTGVDYNHPDISSRMWRHQDGIGIDATTIGTALVDYNPMDNSPISHGTHVAGLAAAAGNNGVGVTGTMPFFAKIMAIRVFRKNGNNFETTSEIVSNGIRFAFLNGADVINLSLGRLTNGPDSDPFYLDAITEAVNADVVVVSAVGNATNSSPAQEVNGTSFTSLPAMYGESLAGMITVGSVDSKTNAWSSFSHYSTKYVEIGAPGAEENGTGLYSTVTPVAYHQNQLYSRLSGTSMSAPIVTGAAALVVGLLRNTFGVKPKASEVERLLTEGAIQDPGLTAYYKQGRRLDLEALIKKVHEDYPETIGNSQGFSSQGCP
- a CDS encoding 6-carboxytetrahydropterin synthase, translated to MTKVVKTKDSSVPAHLILARKAFFSSGVRYARSEWSEAKNLQVFGPHFSPHGHGYNYVLEVRVEGSRDPVTGLVVNLTDVEKDLQQVVGQLDHRHLAFDVPAFADKVPTLENLGQFCFQQLSQRLGKLLAGIRLKQGEDDWVDVWREAERP
- a CDS encoding DUF2817 domain-containing protein, whose amino-acid sequence is MVLLLLLVGPTLPACSNVLPKGEPAKQALPDSPFDNGEERAEPSSPQSDRMHLTEKKSGTAPSLADKQKKESAPVQPSSSATRYSPEEVASICYQSLKGLPGQFNQKELKEVCQKTLVMDGCSSEQDRPIFHYDRPGRDSEGKRILTLSLIHGDEYPSGSVARAWIARLERLNPRNSWRVIPVMNPDGLRKGTRTNARGVDLNRNFPTKNWDDEALHKWKTLKKEDPRRYPGPYASSEVETRCAVKHIEEFKPDFIISIHTPLGVLDFDGPKVKYPHFKPLPWISLGHFPGSLGRYMWKDRNIPVLTIELKGDRGMRHLEQFDRLQDISGTVAIQADEAKTDK
- a CDS encoding cytidine deaminase, producing MAETLDTNTKAKMLQAAMEARLNSHSPYSGFKVGASVLMDNGQIYGGCNVENASYGGTVCAERTAIWKGVSEGAKRVQALVVVTDSDQPWPPCGMCRQVVSEFSSPEVPVILANLKGKEIAQTVAELCPHFFGPMHLK
- a CDS encoding adenine phosphoribosyltransferase, with amino-acid sequence MKNWSIKEIENLIEDVADFPKPGVLFKDITPILENNQAFVSLARHFAESLPAETTHLVAIESRGFILGAAVAQHRPIGVVLARKPGKLPRKTVSHTYDLEYGTDTLQIHEHALDENSKVIIIDDVLATGGTAHATETLVTKCGAQVLGHRFLMEIKFLEGGKKLSTPYQAFIHY